The genome window GCATATGCAAGAATAATCTTCATTAACCATAGAGATCAGTGCTATTTTCAATAGATTACAAAGTTGTTTCTCTCACAAAAACTCTATCATATTCCAAAGACTAAACCTatgctctcctctcctccaaaacctatcactagactctcaaatAGCTAGCTTGACCTCTCTCTACAGCACTaccactctatttataggcctagtgaGGTGTCTTGGCTCTTAAGTTTctttattcccaaaatacctttCACCGGTAATACACTCGTACCAACCACCTGGGTATTTTGGTCTTTGGTGCCAAAACTTATCTTCTAAAGAAAATGATCCTCGTCATGTTGCTCCCACATACCGAAACATTCAGTGCGCAGTATCTATTTTGCCTCCAgctagaaatgctccggtgcactTCACATCATGAAcactgaaccatccggtgaactccaggcaccggataatccaatgAGGCAAAAAAAACTCCTAGACTCGGAGAAAATTTGCTAATTCCATTCTCCAACTCGAGTTAGTcgagaacaagaacaagcatcaacAAACATATGCTAACCAAGTATAACTCAACTTGAACGCTGtcaatggctcagaaaaatcaaatcaatgcacatctcaacttagtttctcggttgaaaatatttttataaattagtacatcacatgagaagaatattagtgaatttttctagatttttggaatctatttgagatattaaaaattattagaatttataaaagtaggcttctttgaagaattttaattaaatattagcttggGCTTTAtagatcaaatcaattaaaacgaGCTGCTAGTGAGTtctagtttactcataaaaatgtttagaatttttagactatttttatactctaaataaaatagagagttaaataaaaaaaacataaacaaaCACGTACAACTAACTGGTAGCTTATTCGTGAGCGGCACAACTCTAGACGGCTGTATTCAGTATTTGAGGTACCAAATATGACTCTGTTCACTGTATTCAGTACCTCACAGGCCGTTTTCGGCACCTGAGGTATCGAATACGGTGAAAAGTGTCATAGTCGTCACCTCAGATGCCGAATACTGCCAGTTCCATGGTTTTTCGGTGTCTTGTACGTCAAAATTGGGGTTTTGGTAtgcgaggtgccgaatacacatGTTAAATTTACAAACACGTAAATATATTGTCTACTTTAACAAATAAGGTGacgtatattatctatttttagaatttttttttcaagactAGTGACCCCTTGAATATCTCCTCGTTCTGTCATATACAGAACAGATCTCGAAGATCTCTATAATTTTTTCCGCGGAAGATCGATGTCTAAATATCTCCGTAATTCGTTTTTCTTCAGACAGCCGTCTCGAAAATGCAAGCTAGCCAAGAATTCCAAGGGAAAGACTAGTCAGCCGCGGTTGGATATATCGATCGATATTATCACTTtttcttatcatgtgatgatgatgtctaCATGCTGGTGTAATGGTGTTGCTGGTCTATCATCATCATGTCGTACTGTAGTTAACcaccatgcatgcacgcatggaGAGAAAGACGACCTTACGTGCATTCTTATTTAATCCTATACATTAGAAGTCTTCTCTTTTGGGGGTAAATTAAAGTTTTCTCTCGTCTGCTTTATTTACCTTAACAGTTAACTGCGTGAGTAGCTCGGGGTTAATTAATTTGAAGCCAGCTTGCATGTTGAACAGTACTAGACTAGAGGGGAACACATCACATGATGAGTGATAGGATCGAGTCGATCGAAATGGAAAGCATGGTACGGTATTGTAATGCCGGGCTGGGTCAGGAGTGAGGAGTCAGGACGAAGCTAGCCCTGGAAAGGCGGACGCTTATTTTGTAGGGATGCGCGGCCCGTGAACCCTAGCTTTTGTATGCTTGCCCGGCCAGGGCACAAGAAGACGCTGGGGAGGCTAAAGGCCGTCTGGCGTCGTGTCATACATAATTTTCGCCGTGCCATGAATGGAAGAAAGGCCCCCGCCACCTGCTGCTACCTACTCTGCCATCTCATTTCCAATTCCATCTCGATCTCTACTCGACCATGCATGTCGATCCATGCATGGCTAATCGAAAGCCATCTTTCTCTTTGATTGATGGCCATTAATTCTCCCTAGCTACAGCTGCATGTCCTTGGTTTCAATTACTTTCAACTTGTAACAACTCGATCAACCATCTTTTCGCCTTTCTAAAAAGGATAGTAATATCCGGAAAAGGATACCTCAAGCTTTGGGAGATTGGTCCATGCAGAGTCTCTGCAACAAGATCATGAAGATGATTCATCTGGAAATGATCTCCTAATCAAGAGCATTTGAGTCTTAATGAAAATCAAGAGGATTCAGCACATCATTAGCTTAATTTTCAGGTCTTCTTTATATATAGGACTGAAGAATTTCCATGTGCCAGCAAGGCCATTTGGAGGAGTGGACTCACTACCGGAAACgatgtgtatgccgagtgcctacatgtatgccgagtgctatatatcgggcactcggtaaacaaccacctacgccgagtgccggacgaaagcactcggcaaacaaatAGGCACTCGGTAAATACATCAAAAAACACTCGGTAAAccatagcactcggcaaaattgAGAAcaaacactcggcgaattcgggcactcggcaaacaacgcgccacgtgtccctccgttcggcggctgACGGTGAGtcacccctttgccgagtgtcgtctaacggacacgAGTGCTCGATattaagcactcggcaaaccttttttttatttatttcctttttggtttccttttgttctcttttctttctcgtaataacaaccaaccaaaggcCGTCACATCGATTCCGATACTACTACAGTATGATTTAagaatgatattgttatgaacttggagttagaattcagtcgtgcttcaagattgagatgcagcagatgtggactcctgggagcggcccttggaatcagttgtgctctgaaagagaataacaattcttcttccttgccttaaaaaaggaattttcaatgcttgccaagtggaagaagcaaaagtaGATTAGCTTGACACACTAAGCTGCCCTTCTGATCTATGGGTTTTACTTAgttcatcgttaagtgcatcagaggaggtagctggtagcatagtgagaagtggtggaacaaaaaagcgacttcatttggcgattcttggatggataacatgtttgctatgttccatcgaaatctaactttatggacaactctttttcataagaaattatttgatggatataagtcaaatttgatctgcaagtacataaaataacgaacaaaaatgggtagaaaaatatgagacttgccatagtatcatgatatgatacgtagaggccgagataaaaaattgagaaggtttcgcaaaagttgtcacgtatgatgcttagaaaccgaagcatctccgaggaagaatcatggtttcgagagggaacgaaTCAGAtttgaacccgaagtgacgtttgaatcgtcgtttgaccttgaaactttttttacactcaacatacaacatagcatattcgatgttaaaatttggcatttttctgggtcagtttgctatttttaattcattaagtgcatttctaggcttttaatggatataagtcaaatttgatctgcaagtacatgaaataatgaacaaaaatgggtagaaaaatcatattcatgtttttgagtctatttttaggccttacccaagaaatgaaaagaaatttgaaacatctgggcggcaacactcgaccagcaacatgtagcttattggttttttaattctaaaaaaagcaaacgaagtcagaaaaacatgagacttgccatagtagcatgatatgatacgtagaggctgagataaaaaaattgagaaggtttcgcaaaagttgtcacgtacgatgcttagaaattGAAGCATCTCCAGGAAGAAttgtggtttcgagagggaacggattagGTTTGAATCtgaagtgacgtttgaatcgtcgtttgaccttgaaactttttctacactcaacatacaacatagcatattcgatgttaaatttggtatttttctggatccgtttgctatttttaattcattaagtgcatttctaggcttttaatggatataagtcaaatttgatctgcaagtacatgaaataatgaacaaaaatgggtagaaaaatcatattcatgttgttgagtctatttttaggtcatacccaagaaatgaaaagaaatttgaaacatctgggcggcaacactcgaccagcaacatgtagcttattggttttttaattctaaaaaaagcaaacgaagtcagaaaaacatgagacttgccatagtggcaTGATATGATACATAGAGgttgagataaaaaattgagaaggtttcgcaaaagttgtcacgtacgatgcttacaAATCGAAGCATCTCCcaggaagaatcgtggtttcgagagggaacggattaggtttgaacccgaagtgacgtttgaatcgtcgtttgaccttgaaactttttctacactcaacatacaacatagcatatttgatgttaaaatttggtatttttctcggtccgtttgctatttctaattcatttagtGAATATGTAGTCAAAAAACAATTTCAGGTGTTTGCCGAATGTCTTTgttttacactcggcaaaccacttgtttgccgagtgccttgctctcacactcggcaaaccagtGGTTTGCCTactggtttgccgagtgtcctagattcgacactcggcaaagatttcacactcggcaaagcagcgaatatagggtttccccaCCCCGCGCGCGGGGACAGATCGAAAATTGTCCTGCGCGCGACTaccctcctgccgccgccgcctcggcccgcccccgccccccgtccgccgccgcctcagcccgccgctaccgccgccgccagcaccgccgcctcggcccgcccccccccctcccgccgccagcgccgccgacccgcctccgccgccagcgcccccgCGCCCATCCCACAccgcgcccctccgccgccagggccgcctcggcccgccgccgcccctccgccgccgcgcccctgcgggccgccgccgcctcggcccgcagCCCTGCaccgccttcgccgccgccccctctccgccgccgcctcggcccgccgctACCGCCGCCGGCAGTGCCCCCGCCCCCCCTCCGCCGGCACCTCGGCCCTCCGCCTCGGCTGCCGCGCGCTGCCCgacgtcgcctcccccgcgccggccagcgccaccccgcgccgcccccctccgacgcccgGGTATAAGGTACCGCTTGCTCATTATGAATTGGCCGACTGCAAAATGCTCATTAGCTGTTGATTTGAGTACCATTTCAGTGATTGGTACTGATTTGTAGCTGTTTGAATTGGACGGCCATCTCAACTAATTAATCCTCCTAATTAAGTGTAATGCATACAGCATACCATGTCTATATATAGGCGCTTCGTGTCTTCTTGTCATATGGATGCTTAAGTGCCTAGTTATCAAGTGAAACATTCTACATTCCTCTCTTCCTCCAACCAGGCCGGGCACCTGCAAAGCATGCATCATGTGTCCGCTACATCAGGTGAGCCAGCCTCGCTTTAATCATAGGGACAAAAAAACAAGGCGAGTGCTGAGTAGCGTGATTATAGCAAAAGAGCAAAGCACAGCCTAGGACCATGAACCTACCTATACCATCTTGCTGCATATATCGGAGGGCATACATATGTAGGTTCTCACATTATTCTCTCTAGCTAGTTAGGTGATGAACAAGCAATCTGATGGAACGGTTAACAAGTTTTTTTACCTAACAACCTGGCTAGCTTAGCTAGGTGGAGATATTTGGCTAGCTTTGTGATGAGTGGTAGTAACTGGTAGAGATATTGCAGGACGTTCCCATATAAGGTATGGTTtaagaaaagggaaaacaaaCAGGTTAAGAAACGACTAAGACGCAGacccttctcgtccacttgctccacaggctccaaacactcctgtgagttagtttataaccttgtaatcaccattattaCCATTCTtacaaccatagagtgttgtgctaactatctactttgtgcagtatccatcagagggatcgaatacacctggagctggaggttcgcactttggtactccacctcactttggtttattctcctcactttgaaaacttacttttgtaaccctatatccatacttaccatttctgtttactttcaaatgcatacttcttaatTAGTGTTTTTGCTCCTtaattgatgcaggttaaggtggtaatcaagtgttgagtccgttacggcctgctacattttctttttgtttggattatgttttgctatcttgtcacgacaatttgtcatgtttgtgtcacttgcgacggtttatgtgatgtttgtgtaatatgcgatgtttatgcgacgctttatgtgatgtttgtgtaatatgcgatgtttatgcgacgctttatgtgatgtttgcgtaatatgcgatgtttatgcgacgctttatgtgatgtttgcgtaatatgcgatgtttatgtgaaggtggtaatctgtgaaatatatgtatattgttttgaattgcagtgacagttttgaatctggtatggatcaattgtCGACCTGCTAAataacagtttgccgagtgttacactcggcaaacaaggctatgccgagtgttacactcggcaaaacgGACACGTGTCACAAggctgttcaatctggcattttggatgccactttgccgagtgtccacgGGATACACTCAGTAATGCGTGGCACGTGTCGTCAAACTGTGCTATTTGGGTgctattctgtgctcactttgccgagtgtatacacgaacactcggcaaagtgtcctcgtgtttgccgagtgtatccctgagacactcggcaaagtgtcctcgtgtttgccgagtgtatccctgagacactcggcaaagaggccgttaACGCATTGGCACCGTTAGGTCactttttttttgccgagtgtcgtatttggctctcggcaaatatgtttgccgagtgcacgatataaaacactcggcaaacagtagtttgccggcactgtgtatgccgacagtgatatgccgagtgttacactcggcaaacatgttgccgagtgttttaaggccttcgccgtgtgccctaggcacacggcaaagtctcGAAATCCGGTAGTGACTAGCTTCGATCCTCTAAAATGCCCAAAAAAAATCGCTTGGTTATTAATAAGCCCCGCAGAAAAGGTAATGGAAAATAGATTGAAACGTGTAATTACTATAAGGTATCATTTTCTACCAAAAAAACACAGATAAGACATCACATGCTTGAAGAAATGTGTTAGAAGGAGGATGAAACAGCTGAACATCTGCTCTGGGATTGCGTTATTCTCCATGTACAGATATACTCTCTCGGACCGGCCGGGCCGTAATAGCATAGGATGTTCCCTTCGGGTGATGGCGAATCAATAGTAGATTGGAAATTCAGAAACATCTAAGAGGGGCCGTGGACTCGATCACAATCCTAGCTAGCTAGTCATTTGGGGCCGGGGCTTATTTGGGAATAAAGAAACAATCGTTAATTTGTTGAAGAACGCATACAGTACAGGAACGAGCACAAGCTGTTTCTGGCCATTGAGGAGAGATTTAAGCTGTGTGGAGACCTTTATCGTCCACTCCAGTATTTTCTGTCCTGTTTTCTGCTGCAGATTGTAACTTTTATCGTATATTAACTGAATCTTTGAAATCTGTAACAACTTGTAACACCTTATTCTTTGGTTGGAGTGGTTTTCAGCGTAAAATACTGTGTAACGGAACTGCATTATTTCTGCGTTCTTCATCCTCTTGCCATCCCAAACAACCTATATATGTGGACACACATGTTGACACTTGGGCAACATACAGATTCTGATCGATCAATTGTCTCATTAATCTAGCTAGGTGATAAGAAGTATGTACAGTATCTTACTTGGAGAAACTAAGCAGGTTTTGATGTGCCCACGCGTGGGTATATTGACGATACACGCATCATGTTAGGCGATGAATGGTTCATGTCATTGGGCAAACTAGCTAGAGTCGTCAACAGTCAAAATATAATGCTAGTGATAACCGGAATGTATATACTACGTACGTACGTGAGCGTTAGATGATTATAACAAAAGCATCATCTAAATATATAAGAAGAAAGATTCAAACCCTCATCAATTGACAGATTCTACCGGTTACATTTCACCAAATAAATagtatcactactacagaaaaggttATTATTACCGGTTCAAATTAACATTGCTGTTGATttttaaaccgacagtgaataAGCGACAGTGATAaatgataatccatgattatcatgGTCGATTCTGGAATCGGCAGTGATTATACATATGACTGTCGGTTTATCGAATGGGCAGTGATACAatttatcattgccggttctgaTCTTATCCCACTCgatttgtatacttatcactatcaattctagctacgaaccggcagtgatccTCAatccaagataaaaaaaaaataaacatcaaTAGTGATACATAAACGAGATTAGTATTACTAATTACCCTATTAATAGAGTTCATATTATACTAATTACACCAAAAACTGCTGTCATGCATACGACAATGCACAAAACCATGAACCATGTGAAAAACCCTAGCGTGTGCGTGGACTACCCACGAGCGAGATGATACTTGACCCACGAACAATCGTCGTCACTGTCCttgtcatcgtcgtcatcaCTGTCATGGCCGttgtcgtcatcgtcgtcgccatTGCCCaagtcctcctcctccaagctcgTCCGGGCCTTCTTGGCCTTCGGCTCATTGATGAAGAGACCCCACACCTCGTCATCTGACGAAGGGGATCCCGGTGAAATGCCAAAGTCCAAGGAGGTCAGGGGAGAGCCTCGTTCGACAACCTGCCTAGCGAGGCTTCCTCCTCCCCAAATGAGGTCACGGTTGTGGGAGGTGTCCTCAGGGAAGGCAATGGAGGCAGCGGTGGGAGTGGCAGCGGATCCATAGATCGCACGGAGgtggaggcgtcggcggtgggcgtgagagagagagagagagagagagagagagagagagagagagagagagagagagagagagagagagagagcaacgaTAAAGTCACTGGGAAGACGAGAAGCTAGGCAGATGAAGCCAGGTAGTCGCACGCGTGAAGGCATACGGATTTTTTTAGTATCACTACGGGTTCGTAAACACAACGCAGTGACAACTATTATCCCTGTCAGTTATAAAAAGCACATCTTTTGATGAGttaatatcactgccggttaataATAAGAATCATCAATGatacatcactgtcggtttgtgtTACTAACCGACAGAGTTAATCACTATTATTATTAGTTTTTATTGGCTCAGTTTTTTATGTGCAGCTGAAGTTTTCGAACCGGTAATGATATGTTATAAATGACCATTATTTTTGAACATGCAATGAAGAGGGTAGGGATGACTATTTTTGTGTTGGTGTACAAATTACATGCTTATTGTTCAAGCACTGATCGATGTGTTTCTTTTACAGCAGGACGCAAATTGAGAAGAACAAACAATGCAACAAACAATGCATTGTTACACGATTCGACGATACACAAGAATCACAAAAAAAGTAACCGCGTCAACAAGGTTTAACTGTTGGAACAAGAAATTGAGAATCGAAGACGAAAATTAAGTGGcgcgcgtgcatgcatgcatattaaTTTAGGCGCACTGGAAGCCTTCGGGGACGCTCTTGCCGCAGTAGTTGAGGAGCAAGCTGAGCTTGATGGGGATGTCGAGGTTGATGCCGAGGACGTTGGCCTTGAGCGCGGTGCAGAGGCAAACTGCAGCCTCCAGGTCGGCGAGGCCGTCCAGCAGCGGGCAGCACGAGTCCGTCGGCACCTTGCCGATCGACACCTTCACCAGGCCCAGCACGTTGGCGCACACACCCAGCTTCAGCGTGTCCTTGGGGCACTTGCCGTAgctggacggcggcggcgggcacggcttgggcgtcggcggcggcggcggagatggGTGCGAGCAGCCGCCGCATGCAGCGACGTCGCTGACGAGGAAGGTGCTCGCGACGAGCAGGAGGATGAGGGACGCGGCCGAGAAGGTCTGCGAGGCCATTGCGGTGATTACCAACCTGCAGCTAGCTAGCTGTGGGCGCTCGTGTGGTGAGCTGCTGTAGCTTGCAAGTGGTGAGCGAGGGCTTAGGGCT of Phragmites australis chromosome 3, lpPhrAust1.1, whole genome shotgun sequence contains these proteins:
- the LOC133911344 gene encoding 14 kDa proline-rich protein DC2.15-like — encoded protein: MASQTFSAASLILLLVASTFLVSDVAACGGCSHPSPPPPPTPKPCPPPPSSYGKCPKDTLKLGVCANVLGLVKVSIGKVPTDSCCPLLDGLADLEAAVCLCTALKANVLGINLDIPIKLSLLLNYCGKSVPEGFQCA